Proteins from a single region of Cydia amplana chromosome 17, ilCydAmpl1.1, whole genome shotgun sequence:
- the LOC134655795 gene encoding uncharacterized protein LOC134655795, protein MNMENSETSNNQATSSGFIDDYSHLRLSYYQPRGRNNSLSFDQSNRESQDSQDNSTLNHTAIDGSEHESPDVHDISIQNHACTARMGVSGSVPPVHDIEIERQRRREYYISQIPDLPHPSYTMASIIAAKSRQMGGNFTYNNRIEPGKAEMEFSPRDRSTMLPRQFKREN, encoded by the coding sequence ATGAACATGGAAAACAGTGAAACATCGAATAATCAAGCTACCAGCAGCGGCTTCATAGACGATTATTCCCATCTCCGCTTATCCTATTATCAGCCACGAGGGAGGAATAATTCATTATCATTCGATCAGTCAAATCGTGAGTCTCAAGATAGTCAAGATAACTCAACACTGAATCATACCGCAATAGATGGTTCTGAACATGAATCACCCGATGTGCATGATATATCAATACAGAATCATGCCTGCACCGCGAGAATGGGTGTATCTGGATCCGTACCACCCGTGCATGATATAGAAATAGAACGGCAGCGTCGACGTGAATATTACATATCCCAGATACCGGATTTGCCTCATCCTTCGTACACTATGGCGTCAATAATAGCAGCTAAGTCTCGCCAAATGGGCGGTAATTTTACCTACAATAACAGAATTGAACCGGGCAAGGCAGAGATGGAGTTTTCGCCGCGGGATAGGTCAACTATGCTGCCTCGTCAGTTTAAACGAGAAAATTAA
- the LOC134655777 gene encoding uncharacterized protein LOC134655777, giving the protein MQRMFSISQKSSKMKVVACLLALVTLAASAPQPRKDFHEHFEDFLDLIFQEAGEQMEELRATYQQFDEFNAAMNYVQTAGFKEIVLEMESLPEFQAVVDFLEADHIDITFFLDKLDEVVNTIPSSRRTARQASGTSLTSFIQDSIAIFPKDKLDALFQQKIEEDEEFKNAIDNLFSDEWRATFSALIETAQFQQEEATLLENGIDLRALVDEIVAIFGQNK; this is encoded by the exons ATGCAAAGGATGTTCAGTATCAGTCAAAAGTCTTCCAAAATGAAGGTGGTCGCTTGCTTGCTCGCTCTAGTTACCCTGGCCGCTTCGGCACCTCAGCCGAGGAAGGACTTCCACGAACACTTCGAGGACTTCCTTGACTTGATCTTCCAGGAGGCTGGGGAGCAGATGGAGGAACTGAGGGCGACCTACCAGCAGTTCGACGAGTTTAATGCTGCGATGAACTACGTACAGACCGCCGGCTTCAAGGAAATCGTTCTGGAAATGGAGTCGCTGCCCGAGTTCCAAGCT GTTGTTGACTTCCTGGAGGCTGACCACATTGACATCACCTTCTTCCTGGACAAACTCGACGAAGTTGTCA ACACTATCCCCAGCTCCCGCCGCACCGCCCGCCAGGCCTCCGGCACTTCTCTAACATCCTTCATTCAGGACAGCATTGCCATCTTCCCCAAAGACAAGCTGGACGCTCTCTTTCAACAGAAAATAGAGGAGGACGAGGAATTCAAGAACGCTATCGATAATCTGTTCTCCGACGAATGGAGAGCTACGTTCTCCGCTCTGATCGAGACTGCTCAGTTCCAACAGGAGGAGGCTACTCTTCTCGAAAATGGAATCGACCTTCGCGCTTTGGTCGACGAAATTGTTGCTATTTTTGGGCAGAACAAGTAA